A window of the Mus musculus strain C57BL/6J chromosome 18, GRCm38.p6 C57BL/6J genome harbors these coding sequences:
- the Mc5r gene encoding melanocortin receptor 5, translated as MNSSSTLTVLNLTLNASEDGILGSNVKNKSLACEEMGIAVEVFLTLGLVSLLENILVIGAIVKNKNLHSPMYFFVGSLAVADMLVSMSNAWETVTIYLLNNKHLVIADTFVRHIDNVFDSMICISVVASMCSLLAIAVDRYITIFYALRYHHIMTARRSGVIIACIWTFCISCGIVFIIYYESKYVIICLISMFFTMLFFMVSLYIHMFLLARNHVKRIAASPRYNSVRQRTSMKGAITLTMLLGIFIVCWSPFFLHLILMISCPQNVYCSCFMSYFNMYLILIMCNSVIDPLIYALRSQEMRRTFKEIVCCHGFRRPCRLLGGY; from the coding sequence ATGAACTCCTCCTCCACCCTGACTGTATTGAATCTTACCCTGAACGCCTCAGAGGATGGCATTTTAGGATCAAATGTCAAGAACAAGTCTTTGGCCTGTGAAGAAATGGGCATTGCCGTGGAGGTGTTCCTGACCCTGGGTCTCGTCAGCCTCTTAGAGAACATCCTGGTCATTGGGGCCATAGTAAAGAACAAAAACCTGCACTCACCCATGTACTTCTTTGTGGGCAGCTTAGCCGTGGCCGACATGCTGGTGAGCATGTCCAATGCCTGGGAGACTGTCACCATATACTTGCTAAATAATAAACACCTGGTGATAGCCGACACCTTTGTGCGACACATCGACAACGTGTTCGACTCCATGATCTGCATCTCTGTGGTGGCCTCGATGTGCAGTTTGCTGGCCATTGCGGTGGACAGGTACATCACCATCTTCTATGCCTTGCGCTACCACCACATCATGACCGCGAGGCGCTCGGGGGTGATCATCGCCTGCATCTGGACCTTCTGCATAAGCTGCGGCATTGTTTTCATCATCTACTATGAGTCCAAGTATGTGATCATTTGCCTCATCTCCATGTTCTTCACCATGCTGTTCTTCATGGTGTCTCTGTATATACACATGTTCCTCCTGGCCCGGAACCATGTCAAGCGGATAGCAGCTTCCCCCAGATACAACTCCGTGAGGCAAAGGACCAGCATGAAGGGGGCTATTACCCTCACCATGCTACTGGGGATTTTCATTGTCTGCTggtctcccttctttcttcaccTTATCTTAATGATCTCCTGCCCTCAGAACGTCTACTGCTCTTGCTTTATGTCTTACTTCAACATGTACCTTATACTCATCATGTGCAACTCCGTGATCGATCCTCTCATCTACGCCCTCCGCAGCCAAGAGATGCGGAGGACCTTTAAGGAGATCGTCTGTTGTCACGGATTCCGGCGACCTTGTAGGCTCCTTGGCGGGTATTAA